In a single window of the Canis lupus baileyi unplaced genomic scaffold, mCanLup2.hap1 Scaffold_324, whole genome shotgun sequence genome:
- the LOC140629887 gene encoding olfactory receptor 2C1 codes for MPEANDSFLEGFILMGISDHPQLEIIFFMVILFSYLLTLLGNSTIILLSWLDARLHTPMYFFLSNLSTLDLAFTTSSVPQMLINLWGPDKTISYGGCVTQLYVFLWLGATECILLVVMAFDRYVAVCRPLHYTTIMNPRLCWLLAAIAWLGGLSNSVIQSTFTLQLPLCGHRRVDNFLCEVPAMIKLACGDTSLNEVVLNGVCTFFTAVPLSVILISYCYIAQAVLKIHSVEGQRKAFNTCLSHLVVVLLFYGSAIYGYLLPAKTSNQDQGKFISLFYSVVTPTVNPLIYTLRNREVKGALRRLLGKGRSLG; via the coding sequence ATGCCAGAGGCCAACGACAGCTTCCTGGAGGGCTTCATTCTGATGGGTATATCTGACCATCCCCAGCTGGAGATAATCTTTTTCATGGTCATTCTCTTCTCTTACTTACTGACTCTGCTTGGGAACTCAACCATTATCCTGCTTTCCTGGCTGGATGCCCGGCTCCATactcccatgtacttcttcctcagcaACCTCTCCACCCTGGACCTTGCTTTTACTACTAGCTCAGTCCCCCAAATGCTGATCAACTTATGGGGACCAGATAAGACCATAAGCTATGGTGGCTGTGTGACCCAGCTCTATGTTTTCCTCTGGCTAGGGGCCACTGAGTGTATCCTGCTTGTGGTGATGGCGTTTGACCGCTATGTGGCAGTTTGCCGGCCCCTGCACTACACCACCATCATGAACCCTCGGctctgctggctgctggctgccaTTGCATGGCTGGGTGGCTTGAGCAACTCTGTGATCCAGTCAACCTTCACTCTGCAGCTCCCCTTATGTGGGCACCGGAGGGTGGACAACTTCCTGTGTGAGGTACCTGCCATGATCAAACTGGCCTGTGGAGACACGAGTCTCAATGAGGTTGTGCTCAATGGTGTCTGCACCTTCTTCACTGCTGTCCCACTAAGTGTCATCCTGATCTCCTACTGCTACATAGCTCAGGCAGTGCTGAAGATCCACTCagtagagggacagagaaaggccTTTAATACGTGCCTCTCACATCTGGTGGTGGTGTTGCTCTTCTATGGCTCAGCTATCTATGGGTATCTCCTTCCAGCTAAGACCAGCAACCAGGACCAGGGCAAATTCATTTCCCTCTTCTACTCTGTGGTCACACCAACGGTGAACCCTCTCATCTACACTCTGAGAAATAGGGAAGTAAAGGGAGCACTAAGGAGGCTGCTAGGAAAGGGAAGATCACTTGGCTGA